The genomic stretch GCTGTAGGAAGGGGGGAAAGATagaggagggagtgagggagagagagagagtaaacaAGTTTAGACtctttcattcatattttactcTTGGAGTACAATCCCCAAGtcaaatctcaaaaaaaaaaaaaaaagatgagtgAGTGGGGAGATGAGTGATAAACTAGGAGAGATGAGTGATAAACTAGGAGAGAGGAGTGATAAACTAGGAGAGAGGAGTGATAAACAAGGAGAGACGAGTGATAAACTAGGAGAGAGGAGTGATAAACCAGGGGAGAGATTAGTGATAAACTAGGAGAGAGGAGTGATAAACCAGGAGAGAGGAACACAGACGCTCACCTTGCTGTACATGAATCTCTGTAGCTCCAGCTCTGCGATACCCAGCTGGCCGTCCTCCTCCGTCAGGCACCAGCGCGCTTGGGCGAAGTAAATCTCTGTGCGCCGCACCACGCTCACGTCTTCCGGAGGCTTCCGCAGCTCCAGCTTATTGGCCCGCTGCAGCTGGAAGTCCTTAAAACACCTGAGCAGACGGGGCGGAGAGCGTGAGTGTGAAAAAGGAGGGGAGTGttgcacagacagggagagtgTGGAAGTGTCCAAGTTATTTTCGTTAGCCTTGTGTAGCCACCCTGATGAAAATTCAGCTTGGATCCAAATGAACTTTGGTGCGGGGAAACCTATGTACAATACATGGTGTGTAGGCAGGCATTCCTCATATTTATCAAACATAGAACAGGAAGCACAGAACATGGAGCAGATGTGATCAGGTGTGAGGAGGAGTGATGGTATCAGCACCTGATTAGAATGTTGAGCTCTTCGCTCTTCATCTGCATGTCGGTCTTCTCCTGGTTGAGCTGGTTCTGCAGCTTCAGGTTAATGTCCATCAGCTCGTCCCCTCTCACGTCCTCAGACTGGGACTGGGAACATGGGAGACACGTTAAGAATGAATGCAGGCCAGGGGAGAGGCTGTGGGAAGGGATTTAGGAGGCTGCAAGATGAATTTGGGAGGCAGTGGAAGGGGTCTGGGAAGCTGCTGGGAGGGGTTATGGGATGCTGTGGTAGGGGTTACTGGAGGATGAGGGCAGCGTTATTGGAGGATATGGGAGGGGTTATGGGAGGCTGTGGGAATGGTTATGGGATGCTGTGGGAGGGGTCAGGGAGCCTCACTCTCATGTTGGAGTAGATCTGTTTCTCCAGGCGGCGGATCTGGGCCACGTGCTGCCTGACGGCCTCCTGCAGGTGCAGGATACTGCCGCGCTGCTCCTCCGGGTTGCTGGAGATCTCCAGCTGAAAGCGCACGCGCTGCTTCTTCTCACTGTGCTCCTGAGGAACAGGACCCGGCATGAGAGCAAAGCCAAGCCAGCTTCAACTAATCAAGGTTCAGCTTCAGCCAATCAAGGCTTATTCTGTCTACAGTCTAGTGCACATGATCACACCAGGCCCCATCTGCTTCTACTGTACATCCAGGTGAATTGATGTGGGAAGAAAACACTTCCTGTTCTCAGTGGGAAGTGTGCCTGGACCTAAGGGGGTGCATTATTCACATCCAGTGATATGATGCGattgagcagcagtgtggatgtGAGCGAACGGCAGGCGAGGATCTgagtgagcagcagtgtggatgtGAGCGAACAGCAGGTGAGGATCTgagtgagcagcagtgtggatgtgagtgAGCAGGGCTCTGACCTTGCGCTTGGGCTCCACGTGCAGCAGTAGGTTGTTGACGATATCCAGGATCATGGCGTACTGCACGGGGTTGGTGGAGATCTCCAGGTCGTGGTGAATGAGGGTGAAAGTATCCACAGCACCTACAAAGAGAGTGAGATAGGAAAGAGAGGTGAGGTCAAACACAAATACGTTTCAGTACAAGTGTACACAAACAATCACTTAGGCTGCCAACTGCAGCTTAAATCTCTGGTACATGTGCTGCTTTATACAGTTTACATATACCTTTAATCACATGCTTgttcagtgaaaatgtttttggcaCATTTGGAACTACTTAACTCTAAATAATATGTGGAGGAAAGTTTTTAAGGGACAAAAACTCAAAAGCAAATGCAAACTGAAGAAacagaatacaataaaataattaatttcttttaatgCCCCAAATGGAACTGAAATTTAGCATGACAGTTTATATTAGATGTGCTGCTGTTCCAGTGGAGCAGACGGAagcagcgggggtggggggtggtgggaagCTGACCGGCCTGTTTCTTCAGCAGGTCCTCCTTCTCGTGGCTGTTGCGCAGGTCGGGGGGTTTGATCTGGGTGGCCAGCTCCGGGTCGATGTCGTGGCTGTAGCCGATGTAGTACATGCGACAGCTGCAGCGGGAGATGATTCTCTGCACCTGCTGCGTCTCCTGCACCTGCGACGGCTGGTTCCAGTCTGGGGTGAGGAGGGAACCACACGGCGTTCAGCTCGACGTCCCGCCGACCTCACGCTAAAGATACTGCTTATGGTCCTCACTCATGGCGGTGTTTAAGAAAGTGTGTAAGAGATGCTGTTTAGGTTCCTTACTGATAAATGTGTTAGAAAAGTATGTAAGATATACTGTTTATGGTCCTTACTGATGGCTGTGTTTAAGAGATACTGTTTATGGTCCTTACTCATGGCTGTGTGTAAGAGGTACTGTTTAGGTTCTTTACCTATGGCTGTGTTAGAAAAGTGTGTAGGAAATATTGTTTACGGTCCTTACTGATGGTGTTAGAAAAGTATGTAAGAGATACTGCTAAGAGTCGTTACATATGGCCGTGTTTaagaaagagtgtgagagatcCCATTTACAGTGCTTATTTATGGTACTTATGGTGTCTGGGGCGGTAGGTGGGGTCGTGGCAGTGGATGTGTTAGTGTGAATGTGGtagtggatgtgtcagtgagagtgtggtagtggatgtgtcagtatgagtgtggtagtggatgtgtcagtatgagtgtggtagtggatgtgtcagtatgagtgtggtagtggatgtgtcagtgagagtgtggtagtggatgtgtcagtgagagtgtggtagtggatgtgtcagtatgagtgtggtagtggatgtgtcagtatgagtgtggtagtggatgtgtcagtatgagtgtggtagtggatgtgtctgtgagagtgtggtagtggatgtgtcagtatgagtgtggtagtggatgtgtcagtatgagtgtggtagtggatgtgtcagtgagagTGTGGTAGTGGATGTGTCAGTATGAGTGTGGCAGTGGATGTGTCAGTATGAGTGTGGCAGTGGATGTGTCAGTATGAGTGTGGCAGTGGGTGTGGTAGTGCGTACCTGTGGTGGTGCTGACCATGCCGCCCACAGCCTGTCCGCTCTCCATCAGCTCCAGCACCGAGTCCAGGTGACGCTCCCGGTGCTCCTCAATGTTCTTCACCTGAGGGCACGAACAAGACCAACACATTGGAGTAAAGACAGCCCCATTACCCCAACAGCCAGACCTCTCACACACCAGCAGCCCTAGTACTCCTGATCCTTTTCACACATGGTCTCAAATGTTGGTACACAGGTTCTTCTCCAAGAAACACATTTGCCTCCAGTGCCGGAGGTTGTGAATTTTtgtgaattgaaaaatggcacaaTAATCTAATGAATTTACAGTATTTTCTAGTAATATGCAGATTAGGTTTAGTAGTGGTAAATTATTGGAATATGGTTAAGCATGTAAAGTgcaacacattcaaacacacaacataTTCAAACACAGTAATTAATTACTTCATCACTACTCAGCTGTTCCTCCACAGCCTGTGGTGTAGGCCATTCAGTGACTGACCACCACTGAGTACCAAATGCCAAAGACCAGGGTTTGAGCCCAATCTGTACCTTTTCTAACTCTGGCATAAACACACTATTTACAGTTAATAACAGCTATAAACATATCTACGAAAGGTCTTTATTGAGGGCATATTTAACCTATTTTCCCTTGCTCGGCCCCCTTTGTCACTACGCGCAGCTATATTAATTCTGATTATGATTATTCTAATAACTGAGCACTAAAGCCCACCTCCAGCCACAGCTGCCAGTCTTCCTGCTCAGAGGGGTTGGGCTCCATGGTGGCGAAGTACTGCATGCCGTCCAGCAGGCAGGTCCAGGTGGTCTTCTGCTTGAGGGTGTCGCTGTACCAGGCTGGGTGGTGCTCACACTGCAGTAACTGGGCCTTGGCTGCAGACACCAGCACGCAGCCGGCCGTCTCTGTGCCCCGAAGCATCATCTGGGAGCAGACGGGTCAGCGTGCTTACTGACACATACTGACACGCACACGCGAGCACAGGGAGCACACGGGTCAGCGTGGTTACtgacacatactgacacacacacacgagcacaggGAGcacacacgcggacacacacacacgctcacatgctttctctctctctctcacacacacacacacagaccgttGGACACACTGGGTAGGAGAACAGCAGCTGGAACAGGACACACACCTGGCAGTTGACGAGCTCGATGAACCAGTTGCGGTTGTAAATGTCATCGGTCTGGCACGCTGCGATGCCACACAGCTGGTCACTCACTCCAGAGTCCTCCTCAGAGAACACCACAAACTTATCCGTCTCCTCTATCAGCTTCTGAAGCATAGACgggcctgcagagagagagggggagagggagagagccgagggcgggggggtgggtgaggggggcatAAAGATGGAGGGataaagaggaggaggggggagaaagagaaagggggagggagttCGAGAAAGAGAGCTTTACTGTACATCCTGATACCTAACCTAGGGCACTGTGTTTGGACAAGGTTTGAGGGACTTGGGGGAGAGTGTTCTGGTTCAACATGGAATCAGGTCCACCTAAATCTGTGGaaaaagcatgcatgcatgtttgcatttgatTAACTGTTATCTGCACAACCTTCAAATTATCAGGATCATATACAAGATAGAAGCTGTAATTTTGAAAAGTCTCTGCCTtacacttcctgattactgagAGACAGCCAAGCAGGAGAAAAGGAATAcacctatatgtgtgtgtgtatgcctgtgtgtattgagtgtgtgtgtgtgagtgtgtgtgagcgtgtgtgcgtgagcttgtgtgttcatgtgcgttagcatatgtgtgtgcagaggGATGGCGTCTCCACCTTCGGTGTGGTTCCTCTCCGGGCGGCTGGTGCTGGGGGTGACGGGGGTGGAGGGCGCCGTGGTGGGGGAGTAGCTGGAGAGGGAGCGCTTCAGCTTCTTGGCCTGGATCTGCGTGTCGATCCTCAGGCCCTTCAGCGCCTCGGTGGACAGGTTCCTCTTGAGCACGGCCGCCTTCTTGTAGCCGTCGTACAGGCCGAAGGCGATGTTGCGGTTGGTGGTGGTCCACGAGGCCCGCAGGTCCACCAGGCACAGCTTGTGGGTGTAGAAGGCGTTCCCCTCCTCCTTCAGATTCACCTCCTGTCAACACAGCACTGCCTCAACACCACTGACCCGTCTGCAGATGGCCAACCCGCGCAATACCAACCCCGCCAGCGAACCGCCATCTGTGTGGCCATGTGACTGACTCAGTTATGCAGTCAAAGTGGGGGAAGAGCGGGTTGCTTTGCCAGTGATTCAGAGGTGTAAACCTTACAGAAGGAGTAGAGAGCAGGCTGTTATAGCCACTATATGAATTTAATATGAACATGaattatatgaatataatatgAATTTGActttatatttactttttctcctctctcatcattttttccctaaaaaatGCACAAGTTGTTGCAAGATGCAATCTGCATAAACACTGGAAGGCCCCGTGTTCGCCCCGGATTGGTTCGCGTGTTCTCTCACGGCGTACCCTACCTCCTCCATGCGGTTGCTCTGCCGCTGGTAGCTCAGAGAGGACAGGCTGAGCAGGTGCGTCTTCTTCACCTGGGCGTTGATCTGGTGGTCGGCCGTCTCGTCCCAGGTGGAGGCCATGAGGTGCACTGTGACCAGCGACAGCTCGCTCACCATCTGCGTCACGTTCCACTCCGAGATCAGCCTCCTCATCACCGTGCCAGCTGATTggacagggaaacagagaaggTGAGACACTGAGCACTCTGATtggacagacacagaaaggGTGACAAACTGAGCACTCTGATTGAAAAGAGACAAAGGGAGACCATGAGAACTCTGATTGGATAGGAACACAGAGGGTGATACACTGAGAGCTCTAATTGAACggggacaaagagagagtgaCACAACGAGTGCTCTGATTGGACATTGACAGAGAGGGTGACAGTAAACACTCtgattggacagtgacacagagaAAAGGTGCCACTGAATACTCTGGACTTGGCAGTTTGCATCTGGCaggtctctctcaccctgtgGAATAAGTCTCTGTGCTCCCCTGGTGAAGACATGCCCTTTGCTGCACTCCACCTGGATTCCTCTCTGCTGGGCAAAAGAGGCCCAGTAGTGCACCTGTGTTGGAGGAGCAGAGATATCAAACAGGATATGACATCAGCATTTGAGACTGAAATCACAGCTGTTCATAGTAACAGGATATAGGGTAGAGGACACGGGAgaccaaacctgttcctggctGCAGGGTCCGCTGTTTTTCACTGTTACTCaacacttaattgatcaattaaagcagctgattacacagctAACTCACCTAACTGGTATCTTGGTTCTGAACTAGCTGCTGAtttgaaagtgaaaacaaatcaaGCAGATATTGCAGCTCTTCAAGATCAGCACTGGGGAGCATGGCGTAGGGCTGGGAGTGGCTGCAGcttcactggtgtgtgtgtgtggggggggggggggtcaggtggtAGGTGTAAGGGTGggtgtgggaggtgggtgggtgtaggggtgggtgtggcaggAGGGTGGGTGtaggggtgggtgtggcaggTGGTGGGTGTAAGGGTGggtgtgggaggtgggtgggtgggtgtaggGATGGGTGTGGCAGGACGGTGGGTGtaggggtgggtgtggcaggTGGTGGGTGTAAGGGTGGGTGTGGGAGGTGAGTGGGTGtaggggtgggtgtggcaggAGGGTGGGTGTAGGGGTGAGTGGCGTGGATCAGGGCAGGACAGGCGAGGCTCACCTGCAGCTGTGGAAAGGCCGCTGTGTAGGACATCTGCTTGTAGTGCTGGCCCAGCTTCTTGCGGATGGGCCGGAGGCTGTGGAAGAGCTTGCCCCTGCAGATGGGCCGGGACACGCCGGTCCAGGTGGCCCAGAAGTTCTGCATCCAGCGCAGTGTGCTGCTGTAGAGCAGGATCTTGGGCTGGCACGGTTCTGAGGAGATgacacacatgcatccacacacacgcacacacacaacatatacaAAATGTTCTTTTACCAACTGCAGATGAGAACATACAGAGCACAAAACTGTAATATCCTGTTTTGTAAGATAAAGCTGCTAAGactgaaactatttttttctgatgacGTAGATGGTGATGTTCCCACCTTTCAAAATTCATTGTCGAAGACAGTGAACATAGCCATTTTGGTGCTTCCCTGCCTCAAACCCCCATAGTTCATTGCACAATCTTTGTCTAAGAAATATGTGGTTTCTCTGGAAGTATCAAAATACCATTTTTGGTCTTGGAAATGTGTTGTATTTTAGTCAGCCTGTATCAGGACGCGAGTGTTTACACCGcacctctctcctgctcccgaTGCTGGTTGAGGTCCATGGTGATTGACAGGTTGAGGTTCTCAGAGCGGAAGGCCCTGTACGAGTCGTGCGGCTGGCCGGAGGTCACGTCCGCCACGTTCTCCGCACAGCACAGCGTCACGGCGTGATGGTCGTGGGGGTTGCCATGACACAACCACTGCAGGTCAAGGGTCATGCACAGGTTTGGGAGGTGAAGAAAGCAGATATCGTCATACCTGAAAGAGTCAGACAAAAACCTGATATACAGACTGAAAGAGAAGTAAATCTGTATGCAAACGGAGTCAAACATACAGACTGAGTCACATACTAAGTAttcacacagactcagactgcATCTGTatacagactgagccagacatACATCTGTATATAGACTTAGCTAGACAAatacctgtacacctgtacacagaAGTCAATGCTGTgcagtggttaaaaaaaaccacttcTGCATCCAGAAGTTCAACTCAGATAAATCATTAAAATCTATTCACATGTAAcatttcattgttattatttcagtCATCACATTTTGCCGTAAAATACCGTGtgccacaaaaacaaagcaagcgCTGAACAGCTCTGAGAGGAAGCCCTCTCTGAATGAGAGCAGTCGGCACGTACTTGGAGGCTGTTCTGACGTTGACGTCCATGTCTCCCTTGAAGACAAACTGTCCCGGGTTCCAGGCGAAGTTGAGCTTGTTCCACTCCCAGTGCATGTTCTCTGTGGTGTTATAAGGGTCCTGTAGGGAGAATCCCAAACTGTCAAATCCCAGTGGCTGTACCTGGATCGGCGCAGGTGTGAATAAAGGCAGGTAGATACCTCGGTGGCCAGCTGGTGCAGGTTGGCCTGCTCGATGTCCATAACCCAGCAGCCGTGGAGGAGCAGCCGGCTCTTATCCCACCAAGccagcgggggggaggggtcagccGTGGGCTTCGTTAGCAAGTCCAccacctgaccaatcagagtccAGGCAGGGTCCCAGCATGGTCCCCACACAATTGTGTACAGGGAAATATTCGCTGTgcaaggagggaaaaaaaatatgttagcTCATATAGAATGACTAAAAttcttactcacacacataacaaATTTGAACAGGGTCAATCAAATCTGAGTGTTAGGATAAACAAACACTCCAGTGCCTGCGGGGACATCGTAACTCACAGTGGAAGTTGTAGTAGAATTTCAGCGGGGGCATGTTCCTGTGGACCGTGACGTCCCCCCAAGGCTGTCCCAGGTGGACGACCTGCTTCCGCCGGCCGCGGGACTGCCCGTCCTGCTCCGTCCCGATCAGGCGTCCCGACAGCTCCCAGTCCCTAATCTCAAACAGATACCGGGGGTAGTCCCGGATCCTCACTGGCCCGAGAGAGAAGAGAGCAGGCGTTAGGGTTGGAGCCCAAATGCAGGCGGGGCTTGTGGGAaacttttatttcctttcatttctaCAGTTTGCCTGTCATTTTTATGGCTATAACTGAATTACACAAAAGCCGTGCAGCTCAGCCTTTATTTCAGATGATAAAAGCTGAAGTTCAAATAGAAGTATTCAATGACCAAAAATCATAGGGTAAACTTACCCAGTTTATTACCGCGTTACAAAAGTAATTCACCTGCCATTGTAACTGCTTGTGATCTGGATGTCTAATAAAAGGGGCACGACAAACCCCCTCTGCAGTGACATCACGAGCCAGGCGGAAGCGGACTCACCCAGGAAGGCGCCGAGCTTGAAGCGGACGGCCCGGCCCCACTGGATGACCAGCGGCAGGCCGTCGCGGGGGAAGGGGCTGACCCCGTCGATGTCGCGCAGCTGCTCCCGGACGCGCTCGGGCCCGTGCAGCGACGCGTCGGCCAGCACGGCCAGCTCCAGGTCCGACACGGTCCAGGTGAGCAGGGACTTGCGCATGGGCGTGTTGGCGTAGAGGCGGCGCGACCGCTGGATGTAGATCTCGATGTGCTTGCGCTCCAGCGACGTGTAGAGCTCCTCGATCTTGCGGGCGGGCAGCAGCTCGCCGTGCTGCTTGCGCAGGTCGGCCACCTTCCGgtccagcagctgcagccgcTTGGCGCTCTCCTTGCTCTCGTCCTTCATCAGCTCGTAGTTGTCGCGCAGCTTGATCTCGAACACGTCGTCCAGGAACACCCAGGAGAACTGGCTGATGCGGAAGAGCAGGTCCGGGGGCAGCGGCGGCGCTGCGGGCGCCGGGCCGGCGCCGCCCCCGTGCAGGCTCTTGAGCCACTTCTGCACGTTGATGGCCTGGTCGAAGGTGTTGGAGAAGTTGTACTGGTAGGGGAACTCGATGGAGAGGCAGGGGATGGTGAAGACCCAGGCGCGGTTGTGCGGCGTGCCCAGGGAGGGGAAGTGGCTGCGGAAGGCGGTGGTCTCGTCGGCCCAGGGCAGCGCCTGCACCTCGGCGTCGCGGAAGGAGAAGATGTCGTTGCCGTCGAAGTTGAGGACGAGGTGCGGGGCCTGGAGCCGCGTGCTCCCGCCGTGGCGGGACAGCGTCAGCGCCTCCGCCCGCAGGAGGATGTAGTTCTGCTCCGACACGAACGCCCTCAGCGCCACGCCCCCCAGCTCCACGCCCAGGTTCAGCACCCTGCCctgggccgccgccgccgccgcggtcgCCGTGGGGATGGCCGGCtccggctccgcctcctgctctTGGGCCAGCCCCAGGGCGCAGGCCAGTGTTCTCCAGCAGGCCCGGGTCTCTGTGATGTGCTGGTACAGGAACATGTGGTCCGCTGGGGTCCActgcacccccacctcctcctcacaGCGGACCTGCACAGGGAGCCCGGGAGAGAGACACCTCACACCCGCTCTGTTAGGGAAAGATCCTATAACCATGCTCTCCCACTGGGAGCATGCTGCTTTCCCATGGAATGGAAAGTGCACAGTCAAGACTCAGCTGCAAAAAAGTGGAAATGTGCACACTGTGGAAATTCACtttaagtttcatttttataaatgagatGGGCTATTGGCCATGATCGAATCTGAATTACTGTAGCAAAGAAATGACCATAGGCAGTTCCAAAAGGTGCATGAGCTGTTGCCTAATAATGattataatagtaatatttGTGGAGCACTATTCTTACATGGTGCACAAAACTCTTGACACAATAAAAGTATGGAGaggaaatgaggaaataaaacagaataaagaaactgaataaaacagCAGCATGATGAACAGCCACAGTAAGCAATGGTTAAGCATTCAGAGACCTAAGCCAGCAGGATACTGGATCTGAACCCAAAGCCGTGAGCTCATATGATGCAACATTCTGAGTATGAAACCCTGAACAGTAGTGCACTCCGTGCACAccagtaagggggggggggggggggcagtacctCCAGCCCCCAGGCGGTGGCGTGGTAGCTGATGGCGAGAGAGGCCAGGCTGAGGACGGGGTTGGCGGACTGCGCGGCGGGGCAGCAGGGCTCCATGGCGTCCGTCAGAGCCTTCACCACGGACAGCGAGACGCCCTGAAACGAGACGCTGGAGCTGTCCGGCATACCCAGCGTCTCCACGGCGTCCACCCGCAAGGACAGCGCGCCTGCAGGGCCgcagagggggggcagagggggggtgggtgggaggggaggggggggtcaggaaACGGGGCTCGGAGGAACGCCGAAAAGCAGCCGGAGCGCAGCTCACCTGCCACGTTCGAGAGTGTGAACACGTTGACGTCCTCCAGCCCGAGCTCCAGCTTGAACAGGACCGAGTGCTGGccgcaggaggagggggaaaccGCCTCGCTGGCCGAGGGGGGCGGCAGGAGGACGTCCGGACCACTCACGGCGTTCCTGCCGTCCTGGGTGAAGAGGGACACCAGCCGGGACAGGCAGAGGGCGCAGGTCTCCGAAATCTCCACCTGCATGCCCTGCAGCTTGGACTCTACGTGGAGGCTCTCAGTGGAGAGGGAGGAATCCAGCTGGGTGCGGTTACAGCtcccctgagagagaggacacagccTGGAGCTAATGCAGCTGGTCTGGGCTCAACAGAACTATCCACAAGCAGCAGACAGAGGGGAAAATCACAGGCAGCAGACAGAGGAGAAAATCACACGCAGCAGACAGAGGAGAAAATCACAAGCAGCAGACAGAGGAGAAAATCACACGCAGCAGACAGAGGAGAAAATCACAGGCAGCAGACAGAGGAGAAAATCACAAGCAGCAGACAGAGGAGAAAATCACAAGCAGCAGACAGAGGAGAAAATCACAAGCAGCAGACAGAGGAGAAAATCACAAGCAGCAGACAGAGGAGAAAATCACAGGCAGCAGACAGAGGAGAAAATCACAGGCAGCAGACAGAGGAGAAAATCACAGGCAGCAGACAGAGGAGAAAATCACAGGCAGCAGACAGAGGAGAAAATCACAGGCAGCAGACAGAGGAGAAAATCACAGGCAGCAGACAGAGGAGAAATATTCT from Anguilla anguilla isolate fAngAng1 chromosome 12, fAngAng1.pri, whole genome shotgun sequence encodes the following:
- the LOC118209603 gene encoding protein KIAA0100-like isoform X3, yielding MSPLLIALLALLLFGILSLILFRWFVCSLAVRFFHNNLNAELRIRSVGFFTVRGISVQFQPQHTLEIDRIWISSKLFNQDLPRYLALCVGETRVRVDLQEPLRPQVPRDHGGDLRKLPASPAVLCFLSQMSVHINSINVMVLNLALPESLWHMTTTGITLLLNHHSKKVAWEFSVGQLSSKVLKSSRLQDTCLAEVSLSLTLSGDVSVPDLRPGRFGLCVRTLLAEMHEGLFLSTLPLPARPPQDTHTHTGTDSGEAYLQTETIERLHQLIPQQMSVEFDNTNITLSMHSQKRHLNWTLKSLKVGYGREDEQLPLKSFTPELRFPHCSLELQLEDGLLLSQSRQRILCLNSLRTVLQVASVDISGSLTVNTCIIHYRHQEFSHWLDLFPWKQLFHRKATPRKTRFPQLEAPVIISSSVSNVNVSVQLGDTPPFAVGFISASAELQHLMDFPVEAGSVGCQSLHQRASLSLEHCWWRVGQGSHIQQAPHPPDKHVWGEALTLNSLTLQGSCNRTQLDSSLSTESLHVESKLQGMQVEISETCALCLSRLVSLFTQDGRNAVSGPDVLLPPPSASEAVSPSSCGQHSVLFKLELGLEDVNVFTLSNVAGALSLRVDAVETLGMPDSSSVSFQGVSLSVVKALTDAMEPCCPAAQSANPVLSLASLAISYHATAWGLEVRCEEEVGVQWTPADHMFLYQHITETRACWRTLACALGLAQEQEAEPEPAIPTATAAAAAAQGRVLNLGVELGGVALRAFVSEQNYILLRAEALTLSRHGGSTRLQAPHLVLNFDGNDIFSFRDAEVQALPWADETTAFRSHFPSLGTPHNRAWVFTIPCLSIEFPYQYNFSNTFDQAINVQKWLKSLHGGGAGPAPAAPPLPPDLLFRISQFSWVFLDDVFEIKLRDNYELMKDESKESAKRLQLLDRKVADLRKQHGELLPARKIEELYTSLERKHIEIYIQRSRRLYANTPMRKSLLTWTVSDLELAVLADASLHGPERVREQLRDIDGVSPFPRDGLPLVIQWGRAVRFKLGAFLVRIRDYPRYLFEIRDWELSGRLIGTEQDGQSRGRRKQVVHLGQPWGDVTVHRNMPPLKFYYNFHSNISLYTIVWGPCWDPAWTLIGQVVDLLTKPTADPSPPLAWWDKSRLLLHGCWVMDIEQANLHQLATEDPYNTTENMHWEWNKLNFAWNPGQFVFKGDMDVNVRTASKYDDICFLHLPNLCMTLDLQWLCHGNPHDHHAVTLCCAENVADVTSGQPHDSYRAFRSENLNLSITMDLNQHREQEREPCQPKILLYSSTLRWMQNFWATWTGVSRPICRGKLFHSLRPIRKKLGQHYKQMSYTAAFPQLQVHYWASFAQQRGIQVECSKGHVFTRGAQRLIPQAGTVMRRLISEWNVTQMVSELSLVTVHLMASTWDETADHQINAQVKKTHLLSLSSLSYQRQSNRMEEEVNLKEEGNAFYTHKLCLVDLRASWTTTNRNIAFGLYDGYKKAAVLKRNLSTEALKGLRIDTQIQAKKLKRSLSSYSPTTAPSTPVTPSTSRPERNHTEGPSMLQKLIEETDKFVVFSEEDSGVSDQLCGIAACQTDDIYNRNWFIELVNCQMMLRGTETAGCVLVSAAKAQLLQCEHHPAWYSDTLKQKTTWTCLLDGMQYFATMEPNPSEQEDWQLWLEVKNIEEHRERHLDSVLELMESGQAVGGMVSTTTDWNQPSQVQETQQVQRIISRCSCRMYYIGYSHDIDPELATQIKPPDLRNSHEKEDLLKKQAGAVDTFTLIHHDLEISTNPVQYAMILDIVNNLLLHVEPKRKEHSEKKQRVRFQLEISSNPEEQRGSILHLQEAVRQHVAQIRRLEKQIYSNMRSQSEDVRGDELMDINLKLQNQLNQEKTDMQMKSEELNILIRCFKDFQLQRANKLELRKPPEDVSVVRRTEIYFAQARWCLTEEDGQLGIAELELQRFMYSKLNKSDDTAEHLLELGWFTMNNLLPNAAYKHVRVVLRPQSPCQSVRQLALRIFSKVRPPVGGISVKEHFEVNVVPITIQLMYQFFKRMMGFFFPGRNVEEEEVGDEEDKFRLVTTGIQAVKPRQLSEDSMGALGPSKGVTQGLNRTAGVRRSFRKPPEHPVDDIDKMKERAAMNNSFIYIKIPQVPLCVSYKGEKSSVDWKDLNLVLPCLEYHNNTWTWLDFAMAVKRDSRKALVAQMIKEKLRLKPASGSESRGKTSEGKDGGLAQQEEDEKARLLIGLSTADRSSGKKSIFSRRK